The genomic DNA AACTGCCGTACCTGGAAGGGCCGTCCCTCGACCGAGGTCCAGCCCAGCAGGATGTCGCTGACCACCTGCATCCGCTTCTGCCCCATGACGACCCGGCGGCCCTCGTGCGCGGCCTCGGGAGCCTCGAACCCGGCGGCGGCGAGGTGGGGCAGCAGCGCGGAGGGCCGGGCCTCCTTGACCTGGAGCACGAGCGGTTCGCCCCGGTGGTCGAGGAGCAGCACGACGTACGACCGGGTGCCCACGCTGCCGGTGCCGACGACCCGGAAGGCCACGTCGTGCACGGCGTACCGGGCCAGCAGCGGCAGCCGGTCCTCGGAGAGGGTGGCCAGGTACGCCTCCAGGGCGCCCGCGACCGCCGCCGCCTCGGCGTCCGTCACCCGGCGCAGCACCGGCGCCGCGTCCACGAAGCGCCGCCCGCCGTCCTCGGTCGCCTCGGTCGACTTCGCGGCGAAACGCCCGCTGGTGTTGGCCCGCGCCTTCTCGGACACCCGCTCCAGGGTGCCGAGCAGGTCGTGGGCGTCCGTGTGGGAGACCAGCTCCTCGTCCGCGATGGCGTTCCAGGCGTCCAGCGCGGGGAGTTTCGCGAGCAGCCTCATGGTGCGCCGGTAGGCGCCGGTCGCGTCGTGGGCGGCCTCGCGGCAGGTGTCCTCGTCGGCCCCGGCCTCCCGGCCCGCGAGCACGAGGGAGGCGGCGAGCCGCTTGAGGTCCCACTCCCAGGGGCCGTGGACCGTCTCGTCGAAGTCGTTCAGGTCGATGACCAGGCCGCCGCGGGCGTCGCCGTAGAGGCCGAAGTTGGCGGCGTGCGCGTCGCCGCAGATCTGGGCGCCGATCCCGGTCACGGGCGTGCGCGCCAGGTCGTGGGCCATCAGGCCCGCCGACCCGCGCAGAAACGCGAACGGCGTGGCCGCCATCCGCCCGGCGCGGATCGGGGCGAGCCCCGTTATCCGGCCGCGGCTGGACTCCTCGACCGCGCTCACCGCGTCCGGCCGGGCGGCGTCCAGGTCGAGCGCGGCGTGCGCGGACCGCGGAACGCGCGTGCGCAGCGCCTTGCCCTCCGCCTTCGGCGAACCGGCCACGGGCCACCGCGCGAACCCCGGGACGTACGGCATCCGACTGCCCCGCGCCGCGTCCCCGCCCGCACGAGCCGCCGGCACCACCCGGGTCGCCGCCTCCCCGGTCGCCGCCCCCGTGCCCGTCCCCGCCGTCGCCCCGGTCATCCCGGCCGCCCTCCCCGTCCTCGTCCGTACCGGTGCGTCGCTTGAACGTCGCACCGCCTCGCAGCGCCTCGCAGCGCGTCGTACCGCCTCGCAGCGCGTCGCACCACCTCGCACCCGGCCGATCCGCCCGGGCGCCGGTGCGCCGGTGCGCCACGACCGTACCCCCGGCCGCGCGGCCCGTACACGGGCCCTGCCCACCGCCCTCATAACGCCGGGCAGGGGGTGAAACAGGAGGTGCCCCCGACCCCTGCGGCGCGCCTACGGTGGCCAGCGATCACCACGGAGCGCGCCCGTCGAGCAACACAGCAGCCTGCCCCGCGCCGGCGGGCGCGCTCCCTGTCCCCGACGTCCCGGATGTCGCACGTCCCGTTCAGCTTCCCCAGGGACCACCCACCGAGGAGACCGAGGAACCGCCATGACCTCCGACACCCCCACCACCCCTGACGGGCCCGGGCCCGGCCCGGGCTCCGGCGCCGACCGCGGGATCAGCCGCAAGACGCTGCTCAGGGCGGCCGTCGCCGCCGGTGCCACCGTTCCGCTGCTCGCCACCGGCGGTATCGCGCTGGCCCGGGACGCCGCCCGCTCCTCCGGCGGCCAGAGCCTGACGCCGACCCCGTACTGCGACGACGGCGACGACCTGACGCCCGACCAGATGGAGGGTCCGTACTTCAAGCCGAACTCCCCGCTGCGCACCAACCTGGTCACCCCCGGCACCCCGGGCACCCCGCTGACCGTCGGCGGCTACGTCTTCGGCCGGAACTGCGTCCCGCTGTCCGGCGTGCTCCTCGACTTCTGGCAGGCCGACGACAACGGCGGCTACGACATGGCCGGGTACACCTTCCGCGGCCACCAGTTCACCGACGCCACCGGTGCCTTCGCCCTGCGGACGATCGTGCCCGGCCTCTATCCGGGCCGCACCCGGCACATCCACGTCAAGGTGCAGGCCCCCGGCGAGCCCGTGCTCACCACCCAGCTGTACTTCCCCGGCGAGCCCCGCAACAGCACGGACATGATCTTCGACCCGGCCCTGCTGATGAACGTCCGCGGCGCCGGCAACGGCAAGGAGGCCACCTTCGACTTCGTCCTGAACGTCGACGGCGACACCGGCCCCACGGACCCGCCCACCGACCCGCCCACCGACCCGCCGGACGGCACCTGGGCGAGCGGCCACGCCTACACCGCCGGTGACCGGGTCACGTACGGGGGCGGTTCCTTCCGCTGCCTCCAGGCGCACACCTCCATGGCGGGCTGGGAGCCGCCGAACGTGCCGGCGCTGTGGCAGCGCGAGTCCTGACGGTGCGGAGCACGGGCGAGTGCCCGCTCCCCGATCCCAAGGCCCTCCGCCGGGCGCGCGACCGGCGGGGGGCCTCGCCGTTCACGGGCGCCCGGCGGACGACAGCGTGGACCGGTACCAGGGCTCGGCACGCCGGAACCCGGTGCCGAAGGGCTCGCCCGGCGCCTCCCGGAGGTCCGACCAGAGGGTGTCGGACTCGAAGAGGTGATCGGTGGTCAGCAGGTCGACCACGCCCGGCAGGACGTCGTTCCCGGCCAGCAGGTCCCGTGCCCGCCGTACCGTGAGGTCACGCCGCGGCCAGGGGATCCCGGCGCAGGCGGCGACGGCGCGCAGGGCGCCGCCGACGCCGACCGGATCCGGGTGCGCCGCGTGGTAGACGGACGCGGACAGCGCCGAGTCGGGCGCGAACGCGGCACCCACCAGGGCCCGGGCCAGATCCGGTACGGCGATCATCGACATCCGCGCGGACCAGCCCGCCACCGTGCCCGGCAGCTCGCGCAGCACCCGGGCCATGCCGGGTCCGACCCAGGCGTCTCCCGCCCCGTACACCAGGTGGGGCCGCAGGACGACCCCGCCGGCCGCGAGCACGGCGTCCTCGGCGGCGGCGCGGGTGCGGGAGGTCCAGGACCCCGGGTTGCGGACGAGCTCCTCGGGCCGCTGGCCCCGGTAGGTGCCGCGGCCGTAGACCGAGGCGGTGCTCAGGTGCACGACACGGCGGACCCCGGCCCGGCGGGCCTCCGCGACCAGCGCGGTCGTGCCGTCGGCGTTCACGGCCTCGTTGGCCGCCTTCGTGCCGCCTATCTGCGCCGCGCAGTGGATCAGCACGTCGACGCCGTCGCAGACGCCGCGCAGGCTCTCGGGGTCGGTCAGGTCGCCCCGTACGCACCGCGCCCCGGAGCGGGGGACGGGACGACGGTGCGCCAGCAGCCTGACGCCGGCCCGCCGCCGTTCCGCCTCGCGGACGACGTGTCCTCCCACGAAGCCGGACGCGCCGGTGATCAGTACGGTGGGCACGGGGCACTCTCCCAGGGGTCGGGCCGGGTCAGCTGACGCGGGGACGCAGGACGAGGTCGGCGGTGAAGACGGTCTCGCCCTCCTGGCTGCCGCACACCCGCACCGGCAGCTCGCCCCGGGTGCCGTGCCCCTCGACGGTGGCCGTGACCCAGCACGGGGAGTCGAACTCGGCGTAGCGCGCGAAGTCGGCCCGCACGTCCGAGAGCAGGGCGCAGGGGAGCCCGGTGACGGCGTGGGCGGCCTGCCGGGCGGCCTCCAGCAGGACCATGCCGGGGATGTGGTCGGTCGGGTGGTCGAAGTAGGTCGGGTGGGCCGTGTCGACCCGCAGCTCCCAGCGGCCCGGCGTCGCCGGCGCGGGTTCGCCCAGCAGGACGTGCCAGGGGCTGCCGTGGCGCACGGCCGCGGGGTCGAGCGCCGGCGGGGGTGTGCGGTGGCAGTCCGTGGGGCGCTCTCCCCGCAGCCGTCTGTACACGTCCGGACTCATGCACCGGAAGGCGGCCGAGGCGGTCGCCCGCACCTCGTTGCCCCGCCGCACGGTGACGTCGTAGCGCATCTCGCGCAGGCTGCGGCCGCGGCGCACGACGTCCCGGCACAGGGTGTGCATCTCGACGTCGGTGGGGACCGCGTCGGCCCTGAAGAGCTCCGGGTCGGCGCTCACGCTGAGGTCGGACATGAGGAACTGATAGCCGAACGGCACGTCGAACTCGGCGTGCGCGAGCAGGGAACCGATCTGCCGCACGGACTCGACCAGCAGCATCGGATCCTGGTATCCGCGGTCGGAGGCGAACAGGGAGTGGCAGCGGGGCCACTGGGCCCCGACCACGAAACCGCTGCGGTCGCCGGCGGCGGAACCGTCGTGCTCCCAGCCGGTGAGCAGGACTTCGGAGACGGCTGCGCGGTGCACGTATTCACGCGGAACCGTGGAGGTCAGCTTCCGGGGCTGTGCCGTGACGCCGGGTGCCGTCGGGGCGAGGTTCGGCATGTGCGGGGCTCCCATCAGGTGCAGACAGGGGGCGGCACGGCCGTAAGTCGGCTGCCCACCCCCGTGGCCGACTAGCTGCGACTAAAGATACAGACAGGTCGGTCCAGTTTTTCAAGAGGCAGGAAGGTTTCGTCGGCCACACGTGCGTCAAGTGCTGTACGCGCGACTCCGCCGCACCCCCACACCGGACCGGTCGATGAAACATGCCGACGCGCACGGTTCCGAGCGCATTGACCCACTCTTGGCCAAGTGTTTTCCAGGGCCAACACGCACACGAAGGCGACACGATCCACGCCCGTGCGCGGGAAACACACAGCTCACCAGGCATGGACCCCAGTGATCGAGGGGTCACCCAGAGGCACGAGGCAACCTTTGACAATCAGACAAGTCTGTTTGGTACTGTCTTCTCCGTGAACCTCAGTCAGTGATGTCGTGGTGTGTTTTCAGGTGCCTCCAGGGGGACAGATGAACCGGCAGTACGCGGAGCTCGTCGGACCGTCGCCGCAGCACCCTCTCCGACCCGCCCCGGTCCGCCGCGCGGCCCGGAACGTCCTGGTCGTCGAGAACGACCAACGGTCCGCCGAAACGCTCCTGCGGGGGCTGACCCGGCAGGGGTACGCCGCGCGGGGCGTGGACACCGGCGCCCAGGCGCTGCGCGGCCACCGCGACGCCGACCTGATCCTGCTCGACCTCGACCTGCCCGACCTGGACGGCCTCGAGGTGTGCCGGGCCATCCGGGCGATCAGCGACACACCGATCATCACGGTGACCGCGCGGCGCTCGGAACTCGACTGTGTGCTCGGCCTCCAGGCGGGCTCGGACGACTACCTGGTCAAGCCGTACGGCTTCCGCGAGCTGCTGGCCCGCATGGAGGCGGTGATGCGCCGCTCGCACGGCCGGCCGGCCACCGCGGACACCGGCCGGGTCATCACCCACGCCGGGCTGCGCATCGACGTGGCCGCCCGGGCGGCCACCCTCCACGGGGAGCCCCTGGACCTGACCCGCAAGGAGTTCGACCTGCTCCACCTACTGGCCCTGCAGGCCGGTACGGTGCTCACCCGGCGCCAGATCATGGCCCACGTCTGGGACGACGCCTGGTCGCCGCGGGGCCGGACCGTGGACACGCACGTCGGCACCCTGCGCGGCAAACTCGGCTCCAGCGCCTGGATCGTCACCGTGCGCGGGGTGGGTTTCCGGCTCGGCCAACCGTGACCGCGGCAACAATACAGACTAGTCTGTTGGGCTAACAGCGGCAGGGTAAGGATGAGGCATGGCTCAACAGGAACGCGGCAGGCAGTCGCGACGGTCGATTCTCGAGGCCGCCGCCCACGTTTTCGACGAACGCGGTTACGACGCCGCCAGCACCAACGACATACTGGCCCGCACCGGGCTGACCCGTGGCTCCCTCTATCACCACTTCCCCTCCAAGGAAGCCATCGCCGTGGCCCTGGTCCAGGCCCACGGCGAGGCCCTGGACGTACCGGAGGGGCCGGTGCGGCTGCAGTCGGTGATCGACCTGACCCTGGAGTTCGCCCGCCGTCTCCAGCACGACCCGGTACTGCGCGCCAGCGTGCGTCTGACCACTGAGCAGACCTCCTTCCACCGCCCTCCGCAGACCGCCTACGAGCAGTCCCTGGAGGCGATCGAGAAGCTGCTGCGGGAGGCGAAGGAAGGGGACGAGCTCCTGCCGGGCGTCGATGTGGACGAGGCGGCGTCGATGATCGTCGGCTGCTTCACCGGCCTGCAGATCATGTCCCAGGCGTACACCGGCCGGGAGGACCTGGGCGACCGGGTCGGCTCCTTCTGGCGCTTCTTCCTGCCCGGACTCGCCACCCCCGGCCTGATCGGCCGGCTCCGCACCGCGGCCCCCGCGTCCTGACCCCGTTCGCGGACGACGTGCGAACGTTGTCACGGCAGGCGGCGGTGGCCGCCGTCCGCCTGGGGGAACGGCGGGCGTATCAGTCCCCACAGGCGCCGGGAGGTGTCGCCGTCCCACCACCCGGGGTCCGACCGGCCCAGTGTCTCGATGCCGGCCGCCACGACCACGGCCAGATCGGCCAGGTCCCCGGGCGGCGCGCCGTGCCGCCGGCCGGCCGCCTCGTGCGCGGCGGCCACCCGGTCGCGGAGCAGCGACATCAGGTGGTCGCGCAGCCTCGGCGGCCCCGCTGAGCCGTCCGGGGCCAGTTCCATGCCCGCCCGGACGATCTTGTCGCTGCCCAGCGCCTCGGTGAGCGCCAGGCAGAAGCGCTCCGGCGCGTCCACGGCCGCACCGGAGAACGCCACGTCGACGATCTCCTCCAGCCGGCCGCGCGCCTGTTCGTGGACGGCGGCCGCGAGGGCGGCCGTCGAGGAGAAGTGGTGGTAGAGCGCGCCGCGGCTCACGCCGGCCCGGCGGCAGATGTTGACCAGGCCCGCGTCGGCCGGGCACCCGTCCGCGATCAGCTCCGCCGTGGCCCTGATCAGAGCCTCACGAGTCCGCTCGGACCGTGTCTGCATCGGACCCCACCTGCCTTCTTCGTCCTTGTCGGCCTCTCAGCCAAAGGAAGCATACAAGGAGGTCTGTTTTACCGGACCCACACCCGCATGCGACACCCTCATATGATCTTCCTTCATTCACAGATCCCCCACATACATACGTCAAATGGCCTGAACCTTCCCTTCCGAAACGATCGAACGGCACCGAACCGAGTAGACTTGCCTGTATGTTTTCCTGGATCGAACGCTCGCCGAGGCGCCCCGATCTGGGCACTTGGCACGGCATTGACATGGGGCTGACCCAACCTCGAACGCTTGATGGAACCCTGCATCGCTGTCGGTAGAAGTAGCCCCGGGAGCCCGGTGAGACTGAATGTCGTCTTGCGAAACTGCCACGGATCGGGGGATTTCGATGGATGAGCGTGAGAGAGCCACCGAGGAGCACACGAGCAGGGACTGCGCACGGCGGTGCGGCCGGATCTGCACCCGCTGCCTGGACCGGACCGGCCGTGAACTGCGGACGCTGCTCGCCCTGTACAAGGAGAGCGACGAAACCCTGGCCGCCACCCCCGCGACGGCGCTGCGGCAGCGGGTGAGCGGCAGTCGCGGCAGCGTCGGCATCGTGCTGGACGAGCGGGTCGTGTCCCTGCGGAGCCGGGTGACCGAGACCCTGAGCCTGTGGGCCCGGCTCGTCCTGGACGAGCGCGGCGACACCGCCCTCGGCACCACGGAGCGGGGGCTCGGCCGGCTGGTGCGGTTCCTGGGGCAGCAACTGCCGTGGTTCGCCGACCACCCCGCCGGTGTCGAGTTCACCGAGGAGATCACCGAACTGCTCACGGATCTGGACGAGTTGTTCGGTCCTGGGCCGGTGAACAGGTTCCCGCTCGGGCCGTGTCCGCGGCCGGAGTGCGGGGGCGCCCTCTTCGGCGTCCGGCCGGCGGACCGCGACCGCGTTCCCAGCCATGTCTCCTGCGACGCCGGCCACCCGGTGCCGCCCCGCCAGTGGCTGCTGCTGGCCGGCCGTACGGAGAAGGAGCGGGCGGCGTGAGCGGCTTCGCGGAGCGCACCGGCGGGACGGCCCGACGCCGTACGGTGCCCACGGAACTGGCCGCCCTGGCGATGGGCGTCTCCCAGGCCACCATCCGCAAATGGGCCAGCCGCGGAAAGATCACCCGGCACGGCGGCCCGCAGCGCGCGGAGTACGACCTGGAGGAACTGCTGGCCCTGACCCGCCACGACCCCCGCGAATGACCCGGGCCCGGAAAGGGCCCTCCTCTTGACCGACCGTTCCCTCAAGGACCGATCCGTGCGGGGATCGGGTCCACAGCTGCCCCCGCGGCCCACACCGGCCGCGGGGGCAGCTCGGTTTCGTCAACTCCCTTATGTATAGCGGCAGTTGACGACGCGGACGACAACTGTCACACTTTCTGCGGCGCCCCCATGCCCGGACGCCGCCACTTCTTCGGCGGCGGTCTCCACGGGCGGGGCCTCCCGCGGCAGGCTCTTCGCAGCCCCGCGTTCCGCACGTTCCAGGAGATCCGCGGCGAGTCGGCAGCACCGACCCGCCGCGGATCTCCTTTTTTCTGCCGCCCCCATTCGAGGAAGTGTGGTCGATGCCTGTTTCTACCTGGACCCCCGTCGGACGATGGACGGGTACGGTCACGCACGACGACGAGGTGGACGAGTACACGGTCGCCTTCGCCGCGGACGGTTCGCTCTCGGTCACGACGCGGAAGAGCACCGGCTACGGCGCGTGGACCGCCGTCGGCGACGAGACCCTGGAGTTCTCCCTGCGCGAGGACTTCAACGTCGACGTCACCCAGATCAGCCCGAACGGCCACCACGCCGCGTACATACAGATCGACATCACGGCGCGCCTCACCGGGGACACGCTCTCCGGCGAGGGCAAGGCCGTCGTGCACGGTCCCGACGACGCCGTGATCTACGCGACGGGCGCCCGGACCGAAGCGCGCAGGGTGTCATGACCACCCCGGTGCAGGCCGCGGTCCCCGCCGACCTGGCCGCCGAGGTGGCCCGGCTGTCCGACGTCACGGCGCTCAAGGACCTCGCCGACCGTTATCTGGCCAGCCTCGACGCGGGCACCTTCGACGCGGCGTGGGCCGGCGCGCTGTTCACGGACGACGTGGAGATGACGTTCCCGGTCGGCAGCCACCGGGGCAGCGCGGGTGTCGACGGCTTCACCGCGCAGATCATGGCGCGCTGGGGCCGTACGCACCACCACGGCTCCGAGAGCACGGTCGAGGTCGACGGCGACCGCGCCGAAGTGGGCTGGAGCCTGATCGCCTCCCATGTGCACCACGGCTCGCCGCTGCCGCCGGACGCCTCCGAGTACTTCCAGCTCGGCGGCCGTTTCGCCGGTACGGCCCGGCGCACGCCGGACGGCTGGCGCTTCGACCGGCTGCGGCTGCGCATCGTGTGGACCACCGGAGCCGTACCCGCCGGTGTCACCCGGGTCGACGCGCGGACGCTCGACACCCGCGGCGGCCGCGGCACCCCCGCCCAGTAGCCCGATCCCAGCGAAGGAGAACCCGCCATGCCCACCACGCTCACGCCGGACCAGCAGAAGGAACTCATCGAGAAGGTCTTCCACGAGGGCCTCGACCTCGGCGACCTCTCGGCCGCCGACCGCTACCTCACCGCGGACTTCCGCAACCACGGCAGCCACGACGACTCCATGCGCGGACCGGAGGCGTTCAAGCACACCATCCGGATCCAGCAGTCCGCCTTCAGCGACATCAAGTACGAGATCCTCGACTTCATCGCCATGGGCGACAAGGCCGCCATCCGCTGGGTGATGCACGGCCGGCACACGGGCCCCTTCATCGGGATCCAGCCGACCGGGCTCCAGGTCCAGCACCAGGCGATCATCTGGTTCCGCTTCGAGGGCGACCGGATCGCCGAACGCTGGGGCATCGTCGACAACTTCGCCCTGCAGCGCTTCCTGCAGTCGGGCGGCAAGCCGGCCGGCCCCCTCACCCCGGCCGGCCGCCCCGGCGCCTGACCCGCCCCAGCTCCGGCGTCGGCCGCGCGCGCCGCACGGGCGCTGCCGCGGCCGGCGCCGGACCGCCGCAGAAGACACACCACGAAGCAGCACCACGAAGCAGCACGACGAAGCAGCTGGACGAAAAAGCACCAGGAAGCAGCGCAAGGAAGCAGCTAGCGCAAGGAAGCCCAAGGAGGACGTCATGCCCATCGACAGAAAAGTCGCCCGGTTCAACCGGCGGTTCGCCAACCGGTTCGTCGGCCCCCTGTTCAGCCGCCTGCCGGGCTTCGGGAAGGTCCATCACCGGGGCCGCAAGTCCGGACGGGAGTTCGCCACGCCGGTCAAACTGTTCCGGCGCGGCACGGACATCGTCATCACGCTGCCGTACGGGCCCGGCTCCGACTGGGTCAAGAACGTGCTGGCGGCGGGCGGTTGCGAGATCACCACCCGAGGGCGCCGCATCCGGGTCACCGACCCCGTGGTCTTCACCGACGACGGCAGCACGCGCATGCCGGCCGTGACCCGCCGCATCCTGTCCCGGGTCGAGGCCACCGAGTTCCTCGCCCTGACGCCGGTGCCCGCGCCGCTGCCGGCGGGCCGGTGACGCCCGCGCCGGTCCGGGTCGCGCTCCTCGTCGGCTCGGCCCGCGAAGGGCGGCTCGCCCCGGACGTCGCGGGCTGGTTCGCCGGTGTCGCCCGGCGGCGCGGGGACCTCGTCCTGGACGTCGTGGACGTGGCCCACCATCCGCTGCCGTCCGACCTGGCCGCGGACGACCCCGTGGCCGCGGCGCTGCGTCCCCGGCTCGCGGGCGCCGAGGCCTACGCGGTGGTCGTGCCGGAGTACAACCGCAGCATTCCCGGGCCGCTGAAGACGCTGGTCGACAGCTTCCAGACCGAGTGGCGGGCCAAGCCGGTCGGCTTCGTCGGCTACGGGCTCGGCGCGGCGGGCGGAGTGCGCGCGATCGAGCATCTGCGGCAGATCTTCGCCGAGTTCCACTGCGTGGGGATGAAGGACGTCGTCACCTTCCCCCGCGTGCTCGACCACTTCGACGCCGAGGGACGGTTTCCCGCCGAGCCCGAGCGGTGCGAGGCGGCCGCCAAGCTCATGCTCGACCAGCTGATGTGGTGGGCCGACGCCCTGCGCGCGGCCAAGGCGGCCCGCCCCTACGGCTCCTGACCCCTCCGGCGACGCCGCGACGCCACCCGGTGCCCGCACCGCACCGCCCCGCCCCTCCCTGTCTCAGGAGACGTGATGGCCGCTGTTCCCGTCCCTCTCTCCGACCTCCTCATCGCCGTTCCGACGGTGATCCTCGTCAGCCGGGCGGCCGCCCAGTTCCTGCGCCGGGCCGGTCAGCCACCGGTGGTCGGAGAGATCCTCGCCGGCATCCTGCTCGGCCCCTCCCTGCTGGGCGCGCTGTGGCCCGAGGGCCAGGCCTGGCTGTTCGGCCCGTCCGTGATCCCGTACATCGACATGCTCGGCAATGTCGGGCTGCTCGTCTTCATGTTCCTCGTCGGGCTGGAACTCGACCTCGGCGCACTGCGCGGGGACCGCAGAACCGCCCTCGCCGTCTCCCAGGCGGGCACCGCCGTGCCGCTCGTGCTGGGTGCCCTGCTGGCGCTCGGCATGTACGGCCCGCTCGCCCCGGACGGCACCGACCGGCTCTCGTTCGTCCTGTTCATCGGGGTCGCGCTCAGCATCACCGCGTTCCCGGTCCTGGCCCGCATCCTCACCGATCGCGGGCTGTACCGCAGCCGGGTGGGCGCGCTCGCCATGGCCAGCGCGGCCGTCGGCGACGTGAGCGCATGGTGCCTGCTGGCCGCCGTCGTGGCGATCGCGAACAGCGGTTCGCCCTTCGACGCCGTCACGACCGCGCTGTACGCGACGGCCTTCGCGTGCGTCCTGTTCTACGTCGTCCGGCCGCTGCTGACCCGGTGGACCGCGCGGGCCGAACGGGGTCACTCCGACGCCGTGGTGCTGGTCGTGCTGTTCAGCGGCCTGTGCCTGTCCGGATACGTCACCGATCTGATCGGTGTGCACGCGCTGTTCGGCGCCTTCCTGTTCGGTGTGGTCACCCCGCGCGGCAGCCGGCGGACCGCGACGGCGGCGATACGACTGCGTGCCTTCGCGGTGCCGGTACTGCTGCCGCTCTTCTTCGTGAGCACCGGGCTGCGGACCGACGTGTCGCTGCTGGGCGGCGGTTCGGCGCTGTGGCTGTGGGCCGGTGCCGTACTCGCCGTGGCGGGGCTGGGGAAGTGGGGCGGGGCCGCGCTCGCGGCCCGGCTGACCGGCAACGGGTGGCGCGATGCGATGTCCCTCGGCGCGCTGATGAACTGCCGGGGGCTGACCGAGCTGGTCGTGCTGGACATCGGTCTCGGCCTCGGGATCGTCGGCCCCGACCTGTTCACCGTCCTGGTGCTCATGGCCCTGGTGACCACGGCGATGACCACGCCGGCGCTGAGCCTGATCCGCCGGAGGGCGGACGCCGCGGACGTCCCGGACGGCCCGGACGGTCCGGACGGTCCGGACGGTCCGGACGGTCCGGACGGTCCGGACGGTCCCGGTGCACCTGAAGCCGCCGATGCGGAGAACCCCGTGCTGCAACCTGCCGAACGGCGCTGACCTGCTCTTTCGCCATCACCGTCAAGCCCTTGCGACACTGATGGTTGGTGAATTGCTAGTTGGCATCTTGATAGATAAGCAAGTTGACGATACCTTCGCAGTACCGCACGGAGCAGTGAGGCGATGAGGGAGAGAGCCATGAACCAGGACTTCAAGAACCTCGACATGACGATGATGTTCGCGATCCACGACGCCCTGCGGCGTGAGCTGGAGCGCATCGCCCGGATCACCGCCCGGGTCGACGAGGACCCCCGGCACGTACTGAGCACCGCCGTCGGCTGGGAGCTGTTCAAGAAGTTCCTGACCGCCCACCACGTCTCCGAGGACGTCACCGTGTGGCCCCCGATGGAGCGCGCCCTGGCCGGCCGCCCGGACGAACTGGCCCTGCTGGAGGCCATGGAGGCCGAGCACGCGGTGATCGAACCCCTGCTGGCCGACATCGACACGGCCCTCGCCGACCGGGAGTCCGGGCTGCAGCGCCTGGGGGGCCTGACCGACACCCTCGTCACGCAGCTCGGCGGCCACCTCGACCACGAGGAGCGGGACGCCCT from Streptomyces sp. CB09001 includes the following:
- a CDS encoding cation:proton antiporter, which translates into the protein MAAVPVPLSDLLIAVPTVILVSRAAAQFLRRAGQPPVVGEILAGILLGPSLLGALWPEGQAWLFGPSVIPYIDMLGNVGLLVFMFLVGLELDLGALRGDRRTALAVSQAGTAVPLVLGALLALGMYGPLAPDGTDRLSFVLFIGVALSITAFPVLARILTDRGLYRSRVGALAMASAAVGDVSAWCLLAAVVAIANSGSPFDAVTTALYATAFACVLFYVVRPLLTRWTARAERGHSDAVVLVVLFSGLCLSGYVTDLIGVHALFGAFLFGVVTPRGSRRTATAAIRLRAFAVPVLLPLFFVSTGLRTDVSLLGGGSALWLWAGAVLAVAGLGKWGGAALAARLTGNGWRDAMSLGALMNCRGLTELVVLDIGLGLGIVGPDLFTVLVLMALVTTAMTTPALSLIRRRADAADVPDGPDGPDGPDGPDGPDGPDGPGAPEAADAENPVLQPAERR
- a CDS encoding NAD(P)H-dependent oxidoreductase, with translation MTPAPVRVALLVGSAREGRLAPDVAGWFAGVARRRGDLVLDVVDVAHHPLPSDLAADDPVAAALRPRLAGAEAYAVVVPEYNRSIPGPLKTLVDSFQTEWRAKPVGFVGYGLGAAGGVRAIEHLRQIFAEFHCVGMKDVVTFPRVLDHFDAEGRFPAEPERCEAAAKLMLDQLMWWADALRAAKAARPYGS
- a CDS encoding nitroreductase family deazaflavin-dependent oxidoreductase, translating into MPIDRKVARFNRRFANRFVGPLFSRLPGFGKVHHRGRKSGREFATPVKLFRRGTDIVITLPYGPGSDWVKNVLAAGGCEITTRGRRIRVTDPVVFTDDGSTRMPAVTRRILSRVEATEFLALTPVPAPLPAGR
- a CDS encoding ester cyclase; this translates as MPTTLTPDQQKELIEKVFHEGLDLGDLSAADRYLTADFRNHGSHDDSMRGPEAFKHTIRIQQSAFSDIKYEILDFIAMGDKAAIRWVMHGRHTGPFIGIQPTGLQVQHQAIIWFRFEGDRIAERWGIVDNFALQRFLQSGGKPAGPLTPAGRPGA
- a CDS encoding nuclear transport factor 2 family protein; protein product: MTTPVQAAVPADLAAEVARLSDVTALKDLADRYLASLDAGTFDAAWAGALFTDDVEMTFPVGSHRGSAGVDGFTAQIMARWGRTHHHGSESTVEVDGDRAEVGWSLIASHVHHGSPLPPDASEYFQLGGRFAGTARRTPDGWRFDRLRLRIVWTTGAVPAGVTRVDARTLDTRGGRGTPAQ
- a CDS encoding hemerythrin domain-containing protein, translated to MNQDFKNLDMTMMFAIHDALRRELERIARITARVDEDPRHVLSTAVGWELFKKFLTAHHVSEDVTVWPPMERALAGRPDELALLEAMEAEHAVIEPLLADIDTALADRESGLQRLGGLTDTLVTQLGGHLDHEERDALALMDLTLSQEEWTAFSAEQRTRIGDDSTRYLPWLLDDIDAAKVATVLGKMPEPLRQAYATEWRAAYEDLDIWTPKADAALR